In Theropithecus gelada isolate Dixy chromosome 13, Tgel_1.0, whole genome shotgun sequence, one DNA window encodes the following:
- the ACP1 gene encoding low molecular weight phosphotyrosine protein phosphatase isoform X1 yields MAEQATKSVLFVCLGNICRSPIAEAVFRKLVTDQNISENWVIDSGAVSDWNVGRSPDPRAVSCLRNHGVHTAHKARQITKEDFATFDYILCMDESNLRDLNRKSNQVKTCKAKIELLGSYDPQKQLIIEDPYYGNDSDFETVYQQCVRCCRAFLEKAD; encoded by the exons ATGGCGGAACAGGCTACCAAGTCCGTGCTGTTTGTGTGTCTGG GTAACATTTGTCGATCACCCATTGCAGAAGCAGTTTTCAGGAAACTTGTAACTGATCAAAACATCTCAGAGAAT TGGGTCATTGACAGCGGTGCTGTTTCTGACTGGAACGTGGGCCGGTCCCCAGACCCAAGAGCTGTGAGCTGCCTAAGAAATCATGGCGTTCACACAGCCCATAAAGCAAGACAG ATTACCAAAGAAGATTTTGCCACGTTTGATTATATACTATGTATGGATGAAAGCAATCTGAG AGATTTGAATAGAAAAAGTAATCAAGTTAAAACCTGCAAAGCTAAAATTGAACTACTTGGGAGCTATGATCCACAAAAACAACTTATTATTGAAGATCCCTATTAT GGGAATGACTCTGACTTTGAGACGGTGTACCAGCAATGTGTCAGGTGCTGCAGAGCGTTCTTGGAGAAGGCCGACTGA
- the ACP1 gene encoding low molecular weight phosphotyrosine protein phosphatase isoform X2, whose translation MAEQATKSVLFVCLGNICRSPIAEAVFRKLVTDQNISENWRVDSAATSGYEIGNAPDYRGQNCMKRHGIPMSHVARQITKEDFATFDYILCMDESNLRDLNRKSNQVKTCKAKIELLGSYDPQKQLIIEDPYYGNDSDFETVYQQCVRCCRAFLEKAD comes from the exons ATGGCGGAACAGGCTACCAAGTCCGTGCTGTTTGTGTGTCTGG GTAACATTTGTCGATCACCCATTGCAGAAGCAGTTTTCAGGAAACTTGTAACTGATCAAAACATCTCAGAGAAT TGGAGGGTAGACAGCGCGGCGACTTCCGGGTATGAGATAGGGAACGCCCCTGACTACCGAGGGCAGAACTGCATGAAGAGGCACGGCATCCCCATGAGCCACGTTGCCCGGCAG ATTACCAAAGAAGATTTTGCCACGTTTGATTATATACTATGTATGGATGAAAGCAATCTGAG AGATTTGAATAGAAAAAGTAATCAAGTTAAAACCTGCAAAGCTAAAATTGAACTACTTGGGAGCTATGATCCACAAAAACAACTTATTATTGAAGATCCCTATTAT GGGAATGACTCTGACTTTGAGACGGTGTACCAGCAATGTGTCAGGTGCTGCAGAGCGTTCTTGGAGAAGGCCGACTGA